A region of Drosophila mauritiana strain mau12 chromosome 3L, ASM438214v1, whole genome shotgun sequence DNA encodes the following proteins:
- the LOC117140417 gene encoding serine/threonine-protein kinase BRSK2 isoform X1, whose amino-acid sequence MQKENNVTAENCQFVGPYRLEKTLGKGQTGLVKLGVHCVIGKKVAIKIINREKLSESVLMKVEREIAIMKLIDHPHVLGLSDVYENKKYLYLILEHVSGGELFDYLVKKGRLTPKEARKFFRQIISALDFCHSHSICHRDLKPENLLLDEKNNIKIADFGMASLQPAGSMLETSCGSPHYACPEVIRGEKYDGRKADVWSCGVILYALLVGALPFDDDNLRQLLEKVKRGVFHIPHFVPPDCQSLLRGMIEVNPDRRLTLAEINRHPWVTAGGKGELELELPMMEVVQTHVIPTATAVDPDVLNAICSLGCFKEKEKLIQELLSSSHNTEKVIYFLLLERKRRRPALEDDDEIAQKSRSELDAVDPPRKRLDTCRINGTNAPSYGQISEGSPLTPRRQAFNFRSYSSTRNHQRRSPTTVSSSVRSSSYHSPTRCNSPMSSAQQQANAISRPSSPAAGTRHSTYGDRDRSGHHSSVSRTPSHSSQKSIEGDVVVVREPRIERRDSLRQERGGGSPRDRGECGIPPGSPGGNSSGSTSASPSVHHRANSGPTIAISMFHDPDSNSVVNPNGSPMMNNSSPGMPGSPCNTPGGQLWKTRLTNIKNSFLGSPRFHRRKMQVSADEVHLTPESSPELTKRSWFGNLITTEKDETFTILVKGKPIATVKAHLIHAFLSMAELSHSVVSPTSFRVEYKRNGNGPVMFQRHVKFQVDISAICKQGDIADMLFALTFTLLSGNIRRFRRICEHIQSQVCSKRFPGPSSPPTVTSVTQAVSESSSCGSVSSERLSYKRQVIENDMENDSIFSYKSGNGRRASTTNNNNANPVDIPGSPIAVRSNSETAEHERNRELQSERQATTMSGSAIA is encoded by the exons ATGCAGAAGGAGAACAATGTCACGGCGGAGAATTGCCAATTTGTGGGGCCCTATCGCCTGGAGAAAACCCTCGGCAAGGGTCAAACGG GTCTCGTCAAGTTGGGCGTGCATTGTGTGATTGGCAAGAAGGTTGCGATTAAAATAATCAATCGCGAGAAACTCAGCGAATCGGTGCTAATGAAG GTTGAACGTGAAATCGCCATAATGAAACTAATCGATCATCCACACGTCCTTGGCCTGAGCGATGTGTACGAGAACAagaagtatttgtatttgataTTGGAGCATGTATCCGGCGGAGAGCTCTTCGATTACCTGGTGAAGAAGGGTCGACTGACGCCGAAGGAGGCGCGCAAGTTCTTCAGGCAAATCATCTCCGCCCTGGATTTCTGCCACTCGCATTCGATTTG CCATCGCGACTTGAAGCCGGAGAATCTGCTGCTGGACGAGAAGAATAACATTAAGATAGCGGACTTTGGAATGGCTTCCCTGCAGCCGGCTGGCAGCATGTTGGAGACCTCCTGCGGCAGCCCACACTACGCGTGTCCAGAGGTCATACGG GGCGAGAAGTACGATGGCCGCAAGGCGGATGTCTGGTCCTGTGGGGTCATCCTCTACGCCCTCCTGGTGGGTGCGTTGCCCTTCGACGACGACAACTTGCGCCAGCTGCTGGAGAAAGTCAAGCGGGGCGTCTTTCACATACCGCACTTTGTGCCGCCGGACTGCCAGAGTCTGCTGCGCGGCATGATTGAGGTCAATCCGGACCGGCGGCTCACG CTGGCTGAAATCAACCGCCATCCGTGGGTCACAGCTGGCGGCAAGggggagctggagctggagctgccgATGATGGAGGTGGTGCAGACACACGTTATTCCCACAGCCACCGCGGTGGATCCGGATGTGTTGAACGCGATTTGCTCGCTGGGCTGTTTCAAGGAGAAGGAGAAACTCATCCAGGAGCTGCTCAGTTCAAG TCACAATACGGAGAAGGTTATATATTTCCTGTTGCTCGAGCGCAAACGAAGACGACCTGCGCTGGAGGATGATGATGAGATTGCGCAAAAGTCCCGCAGCGAACTGGACGCAGTGGATCCGCCGCGTAAGCGGCTGGACACCTGTCGCATCAATGGCACCAATGCACCCAGCTATGGGCAGATTTCGGAAGGTTCACCGCTCACGCCAAGACGACAGGCCTTTAA TTTCCGGTCGTACAGCAGCACCCGGAACCACCAACGCCGATCGCCGACAACAGTTTCCTCGTCGGTGCGGAGCTCCTCATATCACAGTCCCACGCGCTGCAACTCTCCGATGAGTTCGGCACAGCAGCAGGCGAATGCCATATCCCGACCATCTTCTCCGGCGGCGGGCACCCGGCACTCCACGTACGGTGATCGAGATCGTTCCGGACACCACTCCTCCGTAAGCCGGACACCGTCGCACAGTTCGCAGAAGAGCATCGAGGGTgatgtggtggtggtgcgggAGCCGCGAATCGAGCGGAGGGATTCACTGCGTCAGGAGCGCGGCGGAGGATCGCCGAGGGATCGAGGCGAGTGCGGCATACCGCCGGGTAGTCCGGGCGGCAACTCGAGCGGATCCACTTCCGCCTCGCCGTCGGTGCACCACCGTGCCAACTCAGGTCCGACCATTGCCATTAGTATGTTCCACGATCCAGATTCGAATAGTG TTGTAAATCCCAACGGCTCGCCCATGATGAACAACAGCAGTCCGGGAATGCCCGGATCTCCTTGCAATACACCTGGTGGTCAGTTGTGGAAGACGCGACTGACAAACATCAAAAACAGTTTCTTGGGCAGTCCGCGGTTCCATCGCAGAAAAATGCAGG TTTCTGCCGATGAGGTGCACTTGACGCCCGAATCTTCGCCAGAGCTTACAAAGCGCTCCTGGTTTGGAAATCTCATAACAACCGAGAAGGATGAAACCTTTACTATTTTGGTCAAGGGCAAGCCCATTGCCACGGTTAAGGCGCATTTGATACACGCATTTTTATCC ATGGCCGAACTATCGCATAGTGTGGTGTCGCCCACTTCGTTTCGGGTGGAGTACAAGCGGAATGGCAATGGACCTGTCATGTTCCAGCGCCACGTTAAGTTCCAG GTTGACATCAGTGCTATTTGCAAACAAGGTGACATAGCGGATATGCTGTTTGCTTTGACATTTACGCTGCTATCAG GTAACATTCGACGTTTTCGGCGCATTTGTGAGCACATCCAATCCCAGGTGTGTTCCAAGCGATTCCCGGGTCCCAGTAGTCCGCCAACGGTGACCAGCGTGACCCAGGCCGTCTCGGAGAGCTCCTCCTGCGGATCGGTGTCCAGCGAGAGACTATCGTACAAGCGACAGGTG ATTGAAAACGATATGGAGAACGATTCCATATTCTCGTACAAGTCGGGCAATGGACGTCGGGCCTCGACCACAAACAACAATAATGCCAATCCAGTTGACATTCCCGGAAGTCCCATTGCAGTGCGATCCAA CTCTGAGACCGCTGAGCACGAACGCAACCGCGAGCTGCAGAGTGAGCGTCAGGCGACAACGATGTCCGGTAGTGCAATCGCATGA
- the LOC117140417 gene encoding serine/threonine-protein kinase BRSK2 isoform X2 — protein MQKENNVTAENCQFVGPYRLEKTLGKGQTGLVKLGVHCVIGKKVAIKIINREKLSESVLMKVEREIAIMKLIDHPHVLGLSDVYENKKYLYLILEHVSGGELFDYLVKKGRLTPKEARKFFRQIISALDFCHSHSICHRDLKPENLLLDEKNNIKIADFGMASLQPAGSMLETSCGSPHYACPEVIRGEKYDGRKADVWSCGVILYALLVGALPFDDDNLRQLLEKVKRGVFHIPHFVPPDCQSLLRGMIEVNPDRRLTLAEINRHPWVTAGGKGELELELPMMEVVQTHVIPTATAVDPDVLNAICSLGCFKEKEKLIQELLSSSHNTEKVIYFLLLERKRRRPALEDDDEIAQKSRSELDAVDPPRKRLDTCRINGTNAPSYGQISEGSPLTPRRQAFNFRSYSSTRNHQRRSPTTVSSSVRSSSYHSPTRCNSPMSSAQQQANAISRPSSPAAGTRHSTYGDRDRSGHHSSVSRTPSHSSQKSIEGDVVVVREPRIERRDSLRQERGGGSPRDRGECGIPPGSPGGNSSGSTSASPSVHHRANSVVNPNGSPMMNNSSPGMPGSPCNTPGGQLWKTRLTNIKNSFLGSPRFHRRKMQVSADEVHLTPESSPELTKRSWFGNLITTEKDETFTILVKGKPIATVKAHLIHAFLSMAELSHSVVSPTSFRVEYKRNGNGPVMFQRHVKFQVDISAICKQGDIADMLFALTFTLLSGNIRRFRRICEHIQSQVCSKRFPGPSSPPTVTSVTQAVSESSSCGSVSSERLSYKRQVIENDMENDSIFSYKSGNGRRASTTNNNNANPVDIPGSPIAVRSNSETAEHERNRELQSERQATTMSGSAIA, from the exons ATGCAGAAGGAGAACAATGTCACGGCGGAGAATTGCCAATTTGTGGGGCCCTATCGCCTGGAGAAAACCCTCGGCAAGGGTCAAACGG GTCTCGTCAAGTTGGGCGTGCATTGTGTGATTGGCAAGAAGGTTGCGATTAAAATAATCAATCGCGAGAAACTCAGCGAATCGGTGCTAATGAAG GTTGAACGTGAAATCGCCATAATGAAACTAATCGATCATCCACACGTCCTTGGCCTGAGCGATGTGTACGAGAACAagaagtatttgtatttgataTTGGAGCATGTATCCGGCGGAGAGCTCTTCGATTACCTGGTGAAGAAGGGTCGACTGACGCCGAAGGAGGCGCGCAAGTTCTTCAGGCAAATCATCTCCGCCCTGGATTTCTGCCACTCGCATTCGATTTG CCATCGCGACTTGAAGCCGGAGAATCTGCTGCTGGACGAGAAGAATAACATTAAGATAGCGGACTTTGGAATGGCTTCCCTGCAGCCGGCTGGCAGCATGTTGGAGACCTCCTGCGGCAGCCCACACTACGCGTGTCCAGAGGTCATACGG GGCGAGAAGTACGATGGCCGCAAGGCGGATGTCTGGTCCTGTGGGGTCATCCTCTACGCCCTCCTGGTGGGTGCGTTGCCCTTCGACGACGACAACTTGCGCCAGCTGCTGGAGAAAGTCAAGCGGGGCGTCTTTCACATACCGCACTTTGTGCCGCCGGACTGCCAGAGTCTGCTGCGCGGCATGATTGAGGTCAATCCGGACCGGCGGCTCACG CTGGCTGAAATCAACCGCCATCCGTGGGTCACAGCTGGCGGCAAGggggagctggagctggagctgccgATGATGGAGGTGGTGCAGACACACGTTATTCCCACAGCCACCGCGGTGGATCCGGATGTGTTGAACGCGATTTGCTCGCTGGGCTGTTTCAAGGAGAAGGAGAAACTCATCCAGGAGCTGCTCAGTTCAAG TCACAATACGGAGAAGGTTATATATTTCCTGTTGCTCGAGCGCAAACGAAGACGACCTGCGCTGGAGGATGATGATGAGATTGCGCAAAAGTCCCGCAGCGAACTGGACGCAGTGGATCCGCCGCGTAAGCGGCTGGACACCTGTCGCATCAATGGCACCAATGCACCCAGCTATGGGCAGATTTCGGAAGGTTCACCGCTCACGCCAAGACGACAGGCCTTTAA TTTCCGGTCGTACAGCAGCACCCGGAACCACCAACGCCGATCGCCGACAACAGTTTCCTCGTCGGTGCGGAGCTCCTCATATCACAGTCCCACGCGCTGCAACTCTCCGATGAGTTCGGCACAGCAGCAGGCGAATGCCATATCCCGACCATCTTCTCCGGCGGCGGGCACCCGGCACTCCACGTACGGTGATCGAGATCGTTCCGGACACCACTCCTCCGTAAGCCGGACACCGTCGCACAGTTCGCAGAAGAGCATCGAGGGTgatgtggtggtggtgcgggAGCCGCGAATCGAGCGGAGGGATTCACTGCGTCAGGAGCGCGGCGGAGGATCGCCGAGGGATCGAGGCGAGTGCGGCATACCGCCGGGTAGTCCGGGCGGCAACTCGAGCGGATCCACTTCCGCCTCGCCGTCGGTGCACCACCGTGCCAACTCAG TTGTAAATCCCAACGGCTCGCCCATGATGAACAACAGCAGTCCGGGAATGCCCGGATCTCCTTGCAATACACCTGGTGGTCAGTTGTGGAAGACGCGACTGACAAACATCAAAAACAGTTTCTTGGGCAGTCCGCGGTTCCATCGCAGAAAAATGCAGG TTTCTGCCGATGAGGTGCACTTGACGCCCGAATCTTCGCCAGAGCTTACAAAGCGCTCCTGGTTTGGAAATCTCATAACAACCGAGAAGGATGAAACCTTTACTATTTTGGTCAAGGGCAAGCCCATTGCCACGGTTAAGGCGCATTTGATACACGCATTTTTATCC ATGGCCGAACTATCGCATAGTGTGGTGTCGCCCACTTCGTTTCGGGTGGAGTACAAGCGGAATGGCAATGGACCTGTCATGTTCCAGCGCCACGTTAAGTTCCAG GTTGACATCAGTGCTATTTGCAAACAAGGTGACATAGCGGATATGCTGTTTGCTTTGACATTTACGCTGCTATCAG GTAACATTCGACGTTTTCGGCGCATTTGTGAGCACATCCAATCCCAGGTGTGTTCCAAGCGATTCCCGGGTCCCAGTAGTCCGCCAACGGTGACCAGCGTGACCCAGGCCGTCTCGGAGAGCTCCTCCTGCGGATCGGTGTCCAGCGAGAGACTATCGTACAAGCGACAGGTG ATTGAAAACGATATGGAGAACGATTCCATATTCTCGTACAAGTCGGGCAATGGACGTCGGGCCTCGACCACAAACAACAATAATGCCAATCCAGTTGACATTCCCGGAAGTCCCATTGCAGTGCGATCCAA CTCTGAGACCGCTGAGCACGAACGCAACCGCGAGCTGCAGAGTGAGCGTCAGGCGACAACGATGTCCGGTAGTGCAATCGCATGA